In Ischnura elegans chromosome 6, ioIscEleg1.1, whole genome shotgun sequence, one genomic interval encodes:
- the LOC124160924 gene encoding uncharacterized histidine-rich protein DDB_G0274557-like has protein sequence MPCHKPCYPTQQVQQVTVSEEWRQVPNYNGAYDVTRNTVVYGVAEQPHHHHFHLPLMHPGHHHHHHGHHFHLPLLHPHHHHHHHGHHHHGHHHHHC, from the coding sequence ATGCCTTGCCACAAACCGTGCTACCCGACGCAGCAGGTCCAGCAAGTGACCGTCTCCGAGGAATGGCGGCAGGTGCCCAACTACAACGGCGCCTATGACGTCACGAGGAACACGGTGGTGTACGGCGTGGCGGAGCAGCCGCACCACCACCACTTCCACCTGCCCCTGATGCACCCGGgacaccaccaccatcaccacggGCACCACTTCCACCTGCCCCTCCTCCAcccacaccaccaccaccatcaccacggACACCATCACCACGGACACCATCACCACCACTGTTGA